The following are from one region of the Silene latifolia isolate original U9 population chromosome 9, ASM4854445v1, whole genome shotgun sequence genome:
- the LOC141601728 gene encoding uncharacterized protein LOC141601728: MHHGGRLWVLWNPVTVQVQGLFKGAQFIQCSILHHASQLNIVATFIYAFNRAAERMELWNSLKSLSAGITLPWVCVGDFNVSLTADERVGCIVHDKEMKEFRDCLADCDLSDHPYTGGGGALFLAQQAREIPQMGKIGSFAGLLSTLTTGPSLLGSISLLLSTGILLSLKAKVQHLKLSDTNTRYFFASIAVRKSRSTIGFIHDAQGRVCKGHAEVTQAFLGYYQTLLGSGEDIQPLPQNLFNHGTLQDAAHLDSVATPLEIRTALNSIDANKSPGVDGYSSGFFKDTWEIIGPDFTAAVMEFFQHGRMPRAANSTLIALIPKIDAPLSVTEFRLISCSIVFYRTVSKILANRMKTVLGDIVGLEQAAFIEGRDLFDNFMLAHELAFKYNRSLLTPRSILKVDIQKAFDSVNWKFLASCLHMFGFPENFSRWVLACVTSSHFSISVNGYTEGFFRGRRGLRQGDPLSPYLFTLCMEVLSRLLRQLPSHPGFSYHPNCVKVKLTHLIFADDLLVFTRGDLPSIQAVDKCLSLFAGFSGLRVNPMKSNLYFGGVNPQLKQLILQTTGYVEGELPNFWGASILLPKGIANKIHKICKDFLWGTDDGARRWVFKSWASLCRPRREGGVDIKEILSWNKAQMMGWLYKLETNAPNIWVQWVNAYILKGVNLWDCHLTAAHSWFWSNVLACRDCLVMLTGGVQQARSMLGSPGYKSLIYDSLRPKSPGISMHKTLNDTSNFPKHSFIGLLAMQNKLPTIDNLCSRGMVIVIRCVLCESQSESANHLFFQCPFSATIWRHVSSSLHITDQLCLRQILRWYKLHNRGNSFVKKQRRCLLLCIIYLIWNERKRRIFKGIHTPPTVIARRAQYLVLTRHGMT, translated from the exons ATGCATCATGGTGGTAGGCTATGGGTTCTGTGGAACCCTGTTACTGTGCAAGTTCAGGGGTTATTTAAAGGGGCACAATTCATTCAATGTTCTATTCTACATCATGCTAGTCAGCTGAATATTGTGGCTACTTTTATTTATGCTTTTAACCGTGCTGCTGAGAGGATGGAGCTCTGGAATAGTCTTAAATCTCTTTCTGCTGGGATTACTTTGCCCTGGGTTTGTGTGGGAGATTTCAATGTCTCTCTCACTGCTGATGAAAGGGTGGGGTGTATTGTCCATGataaggaaatgaaggaatttcGGGACTGTTTGGCTGACTGTGACCTATCTGATCATCCTTAcactgggggggggggggctctTTTCTTGGCACAACAAGCAAGAGAAATCCCCCAAATGGGCAAAATTGGATCGTTTGCTG GTCTTTTAAGTACCTTAACTACTGGGCCCTCTCTCCTGGGTTCCATTAGCTTATTACTGAGCACTGGAATACTTTTATCCCTG AAAGCTAAAGTCCAACATCTGAAGCTAAGTGATACTAATACAAGATATTTCTTTGCTAGCATAGCTGTTAGAAAGAGTAGGAGTACTATTGGGTTTATTCATGATGCCCAGGGTAGGGTTTGCAAGGGCCATGCTGAAGTCACTCAGGCTTTTCTTGGTTACTACCAAACTCTGCTTGGCTCTGGGGAGGATATACAGCCTCTCCCTCAGAATTTATTCAACCATGGCACTCTTCAAGATGCTGCACATTTGGACAGTGTGGCTACTCCTCTTGAGATTCGTACTGCCCTCAATTCTATTGATGCTAACAAGAGCCCTGGTGTTGATGGGTATTCCTCAGGCTTTTTTAAAGATACTTGGGAAATTATTGGCCCTGACTTTACTGCTGCTGTCATGGAATTCTTTCAACATGGGCGAATGCCACGAGCTGCCAACTCCACCTTGATTGCTTTAATCCCCAAGATTGACGCTCCCCTTTCTGTCACTGAATTCAGGCTTATCTCTTGCTCTATTGTTTTCTATAGGACAGTAAGTAAGATATTGGCTAATCGTATGAAGACTGTGCTTGGTGATATTGTTGGTTTAGAGCAGGCAGCATTTATTGAAGGCAGAGATCTTTTTGATAATTTTATGCTTGCTCATGAGCTAGCCTTCAAGTACAATAGGAGCCTTCTTACACCCAGAAGCATTCTCAAAGTGGATATACAAAAAGCTTTTGATTCTGTAAATTGGAAATTCTTGGCTAGCTGCTTGCATATGTTTGGTTTCCCTGAAAATTTTTCCAGATGGGTGCTTGCTTGTGTCACCTCCTCTCATTTTTCCATAAGCGTGAATGGCTATACTGAAGGTTTTTTTCGTGGTCGAAGAGGTCTCAGGCAAGGAGACCCTCTTTCTCCTTATCTTTTCACTTTGTGTATGGAAGTGCTCTCCAGATTACTAAGACAACTCCCTTCTCACCCTGGCTTTTCCTATCACCCAAATTGTGTTAAAGTCAAACTCACACACCTAATCTTTGCTGATGATCTCTTGGTCTTCACTAGAGGGGACTTGCCCTCTATTCAGGCTGTTGACAAGTGCTTATCTCTTTTTGCTGGGTTTTCTGGTTTAAGAGTGAATCCCATGAAGTCTAACCTTTATTTTGGAGGGGTTAATCCACAACTGAAACAGCTCATTTTGCAAACTACAGGTTATGTTGAAGGGGAACTACCT AACTTTTGGGGTGCTAGTATCCTACTTCCAAAAGGAATTGCAAATAAAATTCATAAGATATGTAAAGACTTCCTTTGGGGCACTGATGATGGAGCTAGAAGATGGGTTTTTAAAAGTTGGGCTAGCTTATGTAGACCTAGACGTGAAGGAGGAGTGGATATCAAGGAAATTTTAAGCTGGAATAAAGCTCAGATGATGGGATGGCTCTATAAACTTGAGACTAATGCTCCTAACATATGGGTACAGTGGGTTAATGCTTACATTCTCAAGGGTGTTAACCTATGGGACTGTCATCTCACTGCTGCTCATTCTTGGTTTTGGAGTAATGTTCTTGCTTGCAGGGATTGCCTAGTTATGCTCACTGGTGGTGTTCAGCAGGCCAGAAGCATGCTGGGTTCCCCTGGCTACAAGTCCTTGATCTATGATAGCTTGAGACCCAAAAGTCCTGGGATTTCTATGCATAAGACTCTGAATGATACTTCCAATTTTCCTAAGCACTCTTTTATTGGCTTACTTGCTATGCAGAATAAACTGCCCACTATTGATAACCTGTGTAGCAGAGGGATGGTGATAGTTATTCGATGTGTGCTGTGTGAGAGCCAATCAGAGTCTGCTAATCACCTATTTTTTCAGTGTCCTTTTTCTGCTACTATTTGGCGTCATGTCTCCTCCTCGCTGCATATCACGGACCAGCTATGTCTTCGCCAGATTCTCAGATGGTACAAGCTTCATAATCGGGGCAACAGCTTTGTTAAAAAACAACGCAGGTGTCTACTGCTGTGCATCATTTACTTGATCTGGAATGAGCGCAAAAGGAGAATTTTCAAAGGAATTCATACTCCCCCTACTGTCATTGCTAGGAGAGCACAATATCTTGTTTTAACTCGACATGGAATGACTTAG